Proteins from a genomic interval of Pirellulales bacterium:
- a CDS encoding DMT family transporter, with product MPHDGPTPPVDRRSRGLWFLFLLALASLMWSAQGTAVKFLAPADAAVEGTDAPPTLGPITITFLPFYVATALLLPLLVRLRRRDKKTSWPTPRDWLHFAIAGIAGQVLAQLGMTWGVMKSLASNAAVLNLLIPVFSALLASLMLGERLTRLRILCLLIGLIGVALMSVNDLEQSDFLERGYLRGNLLILLGCLGSSFYNVYCKGLMTKFHEVEILIYSYITASLASLPLLLWCEPLNPAAFAALDGRGWAALAFLAVFMYTVSMLLFFYVLEHIPVTVASAALYLVPLFGVLLASALLGERMSTLALAGAGVVLAATVLIMRYDSAV from the coding sequence AACCGCCGTCAAGTTTTTGGCACCCGCGGACGCCGCCGTTGAAGGGACCGATGCGCCGCCGACGCTGGGACCGATCACGATCACGTTCTTGCCCTTCTATGTGGCCACGGCTTTGCTGTTGCCATTATTGGTGCGCTTACGGCGTCGCGATAAAAAGACTTCCTGGCCGACGCCGCGCGACTGGTTGCATTTCGCCATCGCCGGTATCGCTGGGCAGGTACTGGCACAGTTAGGGATGACATGGGGAGTGATGAAGTCGCTGGCGTCGAACGCCGCGGTGCTCAACCTGCTGATCCCGGTCTTTAGCGCCCTGCTGGCATCGCTGATGCTCGGCGAGCGGCTAACCCGGCTGCGGATTTTATGCCTGCTCATCGGCCTTATCGGAGTCGCGCTAATGTCCGTTAACGACCTCGAGCAAAGCGACTTTCTCGAACGCGGCTATCTGAGGGGCAATTTGTTGATTCTGCTGGGCTGCCTGGGCTCGTCGTTTTACAACGTCTATTGCAAGGGGCTGATGACGAAGTTTCACGAAGTCGAGATTCTCATCTACAGCTATATCACAGCTTCGCTCGCCAGTTTGCCGCTTCTGCTATGGTGCGAGCCGCTCAATCCGGCCGCGTTCGCCGCGCTCGACGGACGAGGCTGGGCCGCCCTGGCCTTTCTGGCCGTGTTCATGTACACGGTCTCGATGCTGCTTTTCTTTTATGTGCTGGAACACATTCCCGTCACCGTGGCCTCGGCGGCGCTGTATCTGGTGCCGCTATTTGGCGTGCTGTTGGCCAGCGCCCTGCTGGGGGAACGGATGAGCACGCTCGCGCTCGCCGGGGCGGGCGTGGTGCTGGCAGCAACGGTGCTCATCATGCGTTACGACAGCGCCGTCTAA